One Thioclava sp. ES.031 genomic window, TCGACATCCTGACCGAAGCCGAGGAATCGGCACGCCGTCAGGCCGAGTTCGCCGAGCGCACCAAGCTGTTCGTCGACGCGCTGGACCTCGACGAGTTCTTCGCGCAGCTCCTCGTGGCGGAGGGCTTCACCTCGCTCGAGGAAGTGGCCTATGTCGAGATGGACGAACTGCTGTCGATCGAAGGCGTGGACGAGGACACCGCAGGCGAACTGCAGGCCCGTGCCCGCGACGTGATCGAAGAGCAGAACCGCAAGGCGCTGGAAGCGGCGAAGGAAATGGGCGTCGAGCAGTCGCTGTTCGACTTCGAAGGCCTGACCCCGCAGATGATCGAGGCGCTCGCGAAAGACGACGTCAAGACGCTGGAAGATTTCGCGACCTGCGCCGACTGGGAGCTGGCCGGTGGCTGGACCACGGTCGACGGTCAGCGCGTGAAGGATGACGGTCTGCTCGAGAAATTCGACGTGAGCCTTGAAGAGGCGCAGAACCTGATCATGACCGCGCGTATTCAGCTGGGCTGGGTCGACCCGTCCGAGCTGGAAAGCGACGCGGAAGACGAAGGCGAAGAGGAAACCGAGGAGGAGGCCGAGGCGTAAGCCTCGGTCCCGACCGGAGAGGAGCTTAGATGAGTCGCGGCGGAAAGCCGAAAACCAACGACGACCCCGAACGGCGCTGCATCGTCACCGGCGATGTTCAGCCGAAGGCGGGGCTTGTCCGCTTCGTGCTCGGACCCGATGGGATGATCTACCCGGACGTGGCAGGCAAACTGCCCGGCCGCGGAATCTGGGTCACCTCCGAACGCGGCGTCATCGAGACGGCGATGAAAAAGGGATTGTTCGCCCGCGCAGCGAAGCAGGCAGCCAAAACCCCAGAAAATCTGGTGGAATTGGTGGAACAGGCCCTTGCCTCTCGCGTTGTGGAGCTTATTTCTCTGGAGCGGAAGGCCGGCAAAGCGGTTGTCGGCTTCGAAAAGGTCAAGGGCTGGCTGGCCGAGGGGCGCGCGAAAGTGCTGCTACAGGCAAGCGACGGCTCGGACAGGGGCAAGGGTAAGCTTTGGACGCCCGAAGGCGGGCGCTGGTTCGGCTGCCTCACCTCTCAGGAATTGGGTTTGGCATTCGGCCGCGATCGTGCGATACACGGCGCGCTTGCAGCCGGTGGCCTCACCCGGCGCGTAATTGAAGACGCATCGAGGCTTGCGGGCGTACGCAAGCAGGACGGCGGCAAGACCGCCATGAAGGATACGAAGACGGCATGAGCGATACGGACGGCAAAAAGACTCTCGGACTGGGCGGCGGGCGCCCCGGGCAGGTGAAGCAAAGCTTCTCGCACGGGCGCACGAAGAACGTCGTGGTCGAGACGAAAGGCAAGAAGCGGGTGCTGAACAAACCGGCGGCAGGCGCTGGTAAGGGAGGGGGCAACAAGCCTTCCCTTGGCGATCCGTCGAAGCGCCCCGCCGGGATTTCCGACGCCGAAATGGAGCGTCGCCTGAAGGCGCTTCAGGCCGCGAAGGCGCGTGAGGTCGAAGAGGCCGCCGCCCGCGAGGCCGAGGAAAAAGCCCGCGAAGAAGAGCGCGAGCGTCGTCGCGCCGAGGCTGAGGCCAAGGAGCGCGAGGAGCGTGAACGCGAAG contains:
- a CDS encoding RNA-binding protein; amino-acid sequence: MSRGGKPKTNDDPERRCIVTGDVQPKAGLVRFVLGPDGMIYPDVAGKLPGRGIWVTSERGVIETAMKKGLFARAAKQAAKTPENLVELVEQALASRVVELISLERKAGKAVVGFEKVKGWLAEGRAKVLLQASDGSDRGKGKLWTPEGGRWFGCLTSQELGLAFGRDRAIHGALAAGGLTRRVIEDASRLAGVRKQDGGKTAMKDTKTA